CGATGAAGGAGTACTCGGCGGCCAGCTTGCGCCGCGCCCCCAGGATCATGGCCCCCAGGATGGTCGCGCCGGAGCGGGAGAACCCGGGCCACAGGGCCAGGCACTGGAAGAGTCCGATGCCCAGGGCCAGGGCCGGGGAGATGTCGTCGAGGTCGTGATATTTGCTGCGAGCGGTCCGCCTGCTCTCCACGATGAGGATGAGCACCGCGCCGCAGACCAGGGCCAGGGCCACGGGCAGGGGGGCGAACAGGTGCGCCTTGATGGCCTTGCGGGCCACCAGGCCGAGTACCGCGGCCGGGAGGCTGGTGAGCATCAGCAGGTAGATGCCGCGTTTGCCGGCGAAGCGCTCCCGGGGCTTGGGGACCAGCAGGGACATGAAGCGGTCCCGGTAGATGGCGAACACTGCCAGAATGGCCCCGAGCTGGATGATGATGTCGAAGGAGGCCGCCTTGTCGCCTTCCTGCCCGAGGAGCACCCCGGTGAGAATGAGGTGGCCGGTGGAGGAGACAGGTAGAAACTCCGTCACGCCTTCCACCACGCCCAATATGATCGTACTGAGCCACGGGTCCATGATGTATGTCCTCTCTTGTCGCAGACACGGCGGAGGTACGGCAATACCTGCGCGGTTGCAACCCCCGGAGCGTTCGGGTACATGGTACATTGCCGATTGGTAATCAACAGCAACACCGGAGAGATACGCCATGACCACCGTCATGCCGCAGAAGGAATTGGTGCGCCGCGCCGCGGCCTGGGTGGCCGAGCGCAAGGCCGAGAAGGGCGGTGCCCTGGGCTCGCTGATGGACGAAGCCGGGATGCGCTTCAACCTGGGGCCCGCGGACCAGGATTTTCTGAAGAAGCTGTTCGCCGAGGGTGAGGGCGAGACGTTCGCCGCCGGGAAGGATGTCGACTAGACGGGTGTGCCGCCAGGCGGCCGAGGCCGGTTCCCTACGCCGCGTGCAGGCCCGGGACTGAAAAGGGCTGCGGATAATCGGTCCGTTCGCCGCAAGTCCTTCGGCCTGTTCAGGGCTCCGGGTGTCCCGGCGGGTTGGAGCGACATGGTTTTGCCCAGGCCGGGGGCTTTCTCCACCGGCCTGGTTGAGGCCACGCCTTCGGTCAGGCCGGAGGCTCCGTGTCATCGCTCGTGGGTTGGGCCGCCTCTGGGCCGCCTTCCGCGTCCGGGGCGTAGCCGACCGCGGCGTCGAAGCGCGCCCAGAGATCGTCATAGCCCATGCCCGTCACCGAGGAGAAGAGCACCGGAGCCGCACCGGCAAGCAGCGGGGTCCACAGCGCCTTTTGGGCCTGGCGTTCGCGCTGGGTGCACTTGTCGGCCTTGGTGAGCACCCCGATCATGGGGATGCTCTCCGCGCGCAGCCAGGCGACCATGTCCAGGTCACTGGCCTGGGGCGTCAGCCTGCAGTCCAGCAGGACGGCCACGGCGTGCAGCAGACGGTTGCCCGTGAGATATTTTTCGATCAGCTTCGCCCACTTGGCGCGCTCCGTTTTGGAGTACTTGGCGTAGCCGTAGCCCGGCAGGTCCACCAGGTAGTAGGCCCCCGGGGCCACCGAGTAGAGGTTGATGCTCTGGGTCTTGCCCGGGGTGGAGCTGGTCTTGGCCAGTTGCTTCCGCCCGGCCAGCCTGTTCACCAGCGAGGACTTGCCCACGTTTGAGCGCCCGGCCAATGCCACCTGGGGGGCGTCGGGCAGGATCAGGTCGGCGATGGTGTAGATGGTTTTTTCTATCTGAAGCGTCTTGCGCATGGATGTCGGTCCCGGTTAACGGCTTGTCGTGCGCGTGAGCATACCCGCAAATCCTCCGAAAGCAAGGCGAGGTTCAAGATGACGAATTGCCGCATCCTGGTGGTCAACGGCCCGAACCTGGGTTTCCTGGGCCGCCGCCAGCCCGAGATATACGGCTCGCAGGGCATGGACGCCCTGGGGGACATGCTTGCCGACATGATGGGCGAATCCGCCGGGCGCATCGAGCACAGCGTGTTCCAGGCCAACGGCGAGGGCCAGATCATCGACCGGCTTGAGCAGGCCTGGCGCGACCAGATCGACGGCATCGCGCTCAACGCCGGGGCCTACACCCACACCAGCCTGGCCCTGGCCGACTGCCTGGCCTGGATCGGCATCCCCTGCGTGGAGGTCCACCTTTCCAACATTCTCGCCCGTACGGACCAGCCTCTGCGCCTGCAGAGCCTTATCGGCAAAAGCTGCATCGGAGTGATTGCGGGTTTCGGCATGATGAGCTATGCCCTGGCCGTCCGTGCGCTCTGGCAGCACTGGCTCACAAAAAATACCTGAGTTTCAAGGAGATACAATGCTTTCCACCACCGACTTCCGCCGCGGCCTCAAGATCGAGCTGGACAACATCCCCTATGAAATCGTGGATTTCCAGCACGTGAAGCCCGGCAAGGGCGGCGCGTTCGTGCGCACGAAGCTTCGCAACATGCTCAACGGCCGCGTGGTCGAGAACACCTTCCGCTCCGGCGAGAAGATGGGCAAGCCGGACATGGAGACCCGCTCCATGCAGTACCTCTACAAGGACGGCACCGGTTTCGTGTTCATGGACATGGAAAGCTACGAGCAGTTCTCCGTGGAGGACGACGTGTTGGGAGACAAGGGCCGCTTCCTGGTGGACGGCATGGAGCTGACCATGCTCATGTACCGCGGCAAGGCCCTGGACATCGACCTGCCTCCCTCCGTGGTGCTGGAGATCACCCACACCGAACCCGGCGTGAAGGGCGACACCGTCTCGGGCGCCACCAAACCCGCCACGCTCTCCACCGGGCTGACCATCAACGTGCCCCTGTTCGTCAACGAAGGCGAAAAGGTGAAAGTGGACACCCGCTCCGGGGAATACCTGGGCCGCGTATAGTGCGTTCGGCGCAAAAAAAGGCTACAGGGCCGTGGAGCGCGGGCTCCACGGCCCTTCTCACTTTTTATGGAAACGACACGAGCGGAGCTTACTACGGAAGCCAGAAAGATTCTGGATGAACTCACAGGGGTGGCGCTATTCTTCCTGGCGCTGTTCTTCGCCCTGGCGCTGTTCTCCTTCGACCCCCTCGACCCCTCCCTGAACCAGACCTCCATCAAGGGGCGGGAGGTGGCCAACATGACCGGCGTGGTGGGAGCCTACCTGGCGGGCATCCTCTGCGACCTCTTCGGCCTGGCGGCCTATTTCGTGCCTGCGCTGATCGGCTACGCGGGCGTGCGCAGGCTCTTCCCGCTCATGGGCATCACCCGCAGACACTGGGCGGGGCTCTTCGGCCTGTTTGTGGCCGTGCTCATCTGCCTCGGGTCGGACTGGCCCGGGCCCGGGCTGGCCCTGGGCAAGCTCGAAGGGGGAGGCTGGCTCGGCGGGGCCTTCTACCGCCTGGGCGCCAAGCTCATCCACCCCGTGGGCATGTACCTGCTGGTCACCTTTCTGGGCATCGTCTCCGTGCAACTGCTCCTGGGCATCTCCTGGGACAGCCAGCGCGTGCGCGTCCACGCCTTCTTCGCGGACATCTGGGAGGTGATAGGCCCCTCGGTCACTCGCTTCCTGTTCGGCCCCGGCAAGCAGGAGCGCGAGGAGCTCACCGAGGAGCGCAAACGGGCCATGGAGGCCATGGAGCAGGGAGAGCTGTTCCCGGACGCCTCGGACCCGGACGCCGTGCATGAGGTGAAACCCCAGGCCAAAGCCCAGCGGCGCGAGCCCGCCAAGCCCAAAGCCCAGCCCAGGCAAGCCGCGCGCAATTCTTTCGCCTCGGGCGACCTGCCCGCGCTGGACCTGCTCACGCCCCCGCCCGCCCAGGCCGGAGGCCCCAGCGAGGAGTCCCTGCGCGCCCAGGCCGCCAGCCTGACCACCTGCCTGGCCGATTTCGGCATCCAGGGCGAGGTGATGCGCATCGTGCCCGGCCCGGTGGTCACCATGTTCGAGTTCAAGCCCGCGCCGGGCGTGAAGGTCAGCCGCATCGCGGGCCTCTCCAACGACATCGCCCTGGCCATGAAGGCCCTGGCCGTGCGCATCGAGGCCCCCATCCCCGGCAAGGACACCGTGGGCGTGGAGATACCCAACGCCAAGCGCCAGACCGTCTACCTGCGGGAGATTTTGCAGGCCGAGCCGTTCACGGGCTCCGCCTCCCGGCTGACGCTCTCCATCGGCAAGGACATCCAGGGCCGCCCCTTCGTGGCCGACCTGGCCCGCATGCCCCACCTGCTGGTGGCGGGCGCCACGGGCAGCGGCAAGAGCGTGTGCATCAACGGCATCCTGCTCTCCATCCTCTACAAGGCCCAGCCCGACGAGGTGAAGCTGCTGCTCATCGACCCCAAGCGCATCGAGCTGGCCGTCTACGCGGATCTGCCGCACCTGGTGCACCCCGTGGTCACGGACATGGCCATGGCCAAGTCCGCCCTGGACTGGTGCGTGGCCGAGATGGACCGCCGCTACGAGGCCATGGCCCTGCTCGGCGTGCGCAACCTGGACGGCTACAACGAGAAGGTGGCCAAATCCGGCGGCGAACCCCAACCGGACGGAACGGTGCTCGAGCCCATGCCCTACCTGGTGCTCATCATCGACGAACTGGCCGACCTGATGATGACCGCCGCCAAGGAGGTGGAGATCTCCATCGTGCGCCTGGCCCAGTTGGCGCGCGCGGCGGGCATCCACATGATCCTGGCCACCCAGCGCCCCAGCGTGGACGTTGTCACCGGCCTGATCAAGGCCAACTTCCCAACGCGCATCGCCTTCCAGGTGACCAGCCGCCACGACTCCCGCACCATCCTGGACACCGTGGGCGCGGAGCACCTGTTGGGGCGCGGCGACATGCTGTTCAAGCCCAGCGGCGGCAAGATGACGCGCATGCACGGGGCCTTCGTCTCCGACGAGGAGACCGCCCATGTTGTGGACTACTGGAAGGATCGCCAGGCCCCCAGCTACCTCATGGACCTTGGCAGCTGGAAGGACGACGCCCAGGACGACGGCTCCGGCCTCGGAGGCGGCGATGGGGGAGGGGACTCGCTGAACGACCCCGTTTACCCCCAGGCCCTGGACTTCGTGATGGAGCAGGGCAAGGCCTCCATTTCACTCATCCAGAGGCGCTTCCGCATCGGTTTCAACAGGGCTGCGCGCTTCATCGAGCAGATGGAACGCGACGGGCTGCTGGGCCCGGCGGACGGCAGCAAGCCCCGCGTGGTGCTCAGGGGCAAGGATTAGGCGGCCATGCAGATCATCCAGGATCAGGAAACGGCGCGGGCAGCCCTGCAAAAGTTCATGCTCTGCTTGAAGAACGCGGCCGCGAAGGTCACGGCGGACGTCCAGTGGAGCGGGCGCGCCTGGGAGGGCGAGACATTCTGGAACACTTCGGAATGTTTCTGGTTCTCCTCTGTGGAGGAGCCAGGGCTCTTCCGGCTCCGCCTGGGACTTCGCTTGCCTGCGGACAAGGCCGCGCTCGAGCCGGTCTGCGAGCTGGACTTCGACGTGTCCGGGGCGGACGGCGGCGCAAGCGGGGTGCTGCTGCGCTTCGGCCGCGACGTGCTTCTTGCCTATGCGGCCCCGGCCCCGCTTGTTCAGTTCCTGGGGGCGCACGAATGCGATTTCACCGTCCTGCAGGCCGTGCCGCAAGCGGGAGAGCCCAGGGATGCGCTGGTCATCTCCAGCGCCGGGGCCGACACGGCCCCGGCAGGAGTCGCGCGCTTCGTCCGCGCCGTCAGGGACTTTCAGGCCTGGAAGGCGCAGGGGCTGCTTCCTGCCGAGAGCCACGGCCTGGATTTCGGCCCAGGCCCCGCATCCGGCCCCGGACATGGCTCCGCCGGGCGCGACCTCCCCTCGCCGCGCCTGCTGGAGCTCGCGA
This genomic stretch from Fundidesulfovibrio soli harbors:
- a CDS encoding undecaprenyl-diphosphate phosphatase, yielding MDPWLSTIILGVVEGVTEFLPVSSTGHLILTGVLLGQEGDKAASFDIIIQLGAILAVFAIYRDRFMSLLVPKPRERFAGKRGIYLLMLTSLPAAVLGLVARKAIKAHLFAPLPVALALVCGAVLILIVESRRTARSKYHDLDDISPALALGIGLFQCLALWPGFSRSGATILGAMILGARRKLAAEYSFIAAVPIMIAATCYETYKSWGEFSVADIQFLALGFAVAFVSAWVAVRWFIGLVSRVTLRPFAVYRIILAAAVFVFWPH
- the yihA gene encoding ribosome biogenesis GTP-binding protein YihA/YsxC is translated as MRKTLQIEKTIYTIADLILPDAPQVALAGRSNVGKSSLVNRLAGRKQLAKTSSTPGKTQSINLYSVAPGAYYLVDLPGYGYAKYSKTERAKWAKLIEKYLTGNRLLHAVAVLLDCRLTPQASDLDMVAWLRAESIPMIGVLTKADKCTQRERQAQKALWTPLLAGAAPVLFSSVTGMGYDDLWARFDAAVGYAPDAEGGPEAAQPTSDDTEPPA
- a CDS encoding type II 3-dehydroquinate dehydratase, giving the protein MTNCRILVVNGPNLGFLGRRQPEIYGSQGMDALGDMLADMMGESAGRIEHSVFQANGEGQIIDRLEQAWRDQIDGIALNAGAYTHTSLALADCLAWIGIPCVEVHLSNILARTDQPLRLQSLIGKSCIGVIAGFGMMSYALAVRALWQHWLTKNT
- the efp gene encoding elongation factor P, coding for MLSTTDFRRGLKIELDNIPYEIVDFQHVKPGKGGAFVRTKLRNMLNGRVVENTFRSGEKMGKPDMETRSMQYLYKDGTGFVFMDMESYEQFSVEDDVLGDKGRFLVDGMELTMLMYRGKALDIDLPPSVVLEITHTEPGVKGDTVSGATKPATLSTGLTINVPLFVNEGEKVKVDTRSGEYLGRV
- a CDS encoding DNA translocase FtsK, giving the protein METTRAELTTEARKILDELTGVALFFLALFFALALFSFDPLDPSLNQTSIKGREVANMTGVVGAYLAGILCDLFGLAAYFVPALIGYAGVRRLFPLMGITRRHWAGLFGLFVAVLICLGSDWPGPGLALGKLEGGGWLGGAFYRLGAKLIHPVGMYLLVTFLGIVSVQLLLGISWDSQRVRVHAFFADIWEVIGPSVTRFLFGPGKQEREELTEERKRAMEAMEQGELFPDASDPDAVHEVKPQAKAQRREPAKPKAQPRQAARNSFASGDLPALDLLTPPPAQAGGPSEESLRAQAASLTTCLADFGIQGEVMRIVPGPVVTMFEFKPAPGVKVSRIAGLSNDIALAMKALAVRIEAPIPGKDTVGVEIPNAKRQTVYLREILQAEPFTGSASRLTLSIGKDIQGRPFVADLARMPHLLVAGATGSGKSVCINGILLSILYKAQPDEVKLLLIDPKRIELAVYADLPHLVHPVVTDMAMAKSALDWCVAEMDRRYEAMALLGVRNLDGYNEKVAKSGGEPQPDGTVLEPMPYLVLIIDELADLMMTAAKEVEISIVRLAQLARAAGIHMILATQRPSVDVVTGLIKANFPTRIAFQVTSRHDSRTILDTVGAEHLLGRGDMLFKPSGGKMTRMHGAFVSDEETAHVVDYWKDRQAPSYLMDLGSWKDDAQDDGSGLGGGDGGGDSLNDPVYPQALDFVMEQGKASISLIQRRFRIGFNRAARFIEQMERDGLLGPADGSKPRVVLRGKD